Proteins from one Sarcophilus harrisii chromosome 2, mSarHar1.11, whole genome shotgun sequence genomic window:
- the LCN9 gene encoding epididymal-specific lipocalin-9, which produces MKINLLLTLGLVLISALHAHGLAYDKNADWQEFSGHWRSILLASSDHQRIKEGGDMKFFINKIKSHKDNVVFDLFLKEGEKCVPYAMSAKKEKDSNVLYVQYEGENRIYIRNRDGSQALLLITRNIQEGKKTTIVELYGRSKDVSEKMVTDFNNVCKRNGIPEDNIIDMTKDDECYRNKEQ; this is translated from the exons ATGAAGATAAATCTTCTCCTGACTCTGGGGCTCGTTCTAATCTCTGCCCTCCATGCCCATGGCTTAGCATATGATAAAAATGCAGATTGGCAAGAG ttttcaGGACATTGGAGGTCCATTCTCTTGGCTTCATCGGATCATCAGAGGATAAAAGAAGGAGGTGACATGAAgtttttcataaacaaaataaaatcgcATAAGGATAATGTTGTATTCGACTTATTCCTTAA GGAAGGTGAAAAGTGTGTCCCATATGCAATGTCtgctaagaaagaaaaagacagtaatGTGCTATACGTGCAAT atgaaggagaaaatcgGATCTACATCCGTAACCGTGACGGAAGTCAAGCTCTTCTCTTAATTACAAGGAacattcaagaaggaaaaaagactaCAATAGTAGAACTTTATG GACGGAGCAAAGATGTAAGTGAAAAAATGGTAACAGACTTTAATAATGTTTGCAAACGTAATGGAATCCCTGAAGATAATATCATTGACATGACCAAAGATG ATGAATGCTACAGAAATAAGGAACAGTAG